A window of the Streptomyces griseochromogenes genome harbors these coding sequences:
- a CDS encoding transcriptional regulator — protein MNPGTRSGASDPMDGFDTTIHAPNRLRVCALLDTADEAEFAVVQKQLDVSASVLSKHITVLMEAGYVEQRKAVRDTRQRVWLSLTRDGRQAYQAHLAALRAIVGP, from the coding sequence ATGAACCCCGGCACACGTAGCGGCGCAAGCGACCCGATGGACGGCTTCGACACCACCATCCACGCTCCGAACCGGCTGCGCGTCTGTGCCCTGCTCGACACCGCCGACGAGGCCGAGTTCGCAGTGGTGCAAAAGCAGCTCGACGTCTCCGCGTCGGTGCTGAGCAAGCACATCACAGTGCTGATGGAGGCTGGATATGTCGAGCAGCGCAAAGCCGTGCGCGACACCCGCCAGCGCGTGTGGCTGAGCCTGACCCGCGACGGACGACAGGCCTACCAGGCGCATCTGGCCGCCCTCCGCGCCATCGTCGGGCCGTAG
- a CDS encoding barstar family protein → MAGREMVDSDGVFAQFYEHLHLPDYFGWNWDALRDCLQDLGWIPASHFLLTVDDAESALSGSPEERAIFYQALTDAARYWAAKPELPGQKRPHSEYFCRLPRRRRERWPPS, encoded by the coding sequence ATGGCGGGGCGGGAAATGGTCGACTCCGATGGAGTCTTTGCCCAATTTTATGAGCACTTGCATCTTCCTGACTACTTCGGCTGGAACTGGGATGCCCTGCGTGACTGCTTGCAGGATCTCGGCTGGATTCCGGCCTCGCACTTTCTGCTGACCGTCGACGATGCCGAATCTGCGCTGTCAGGCAGCCCTGAAGAACGGGCGATCTTCTATCAAGCACTTACGGATGCGGCCAGGTATTGGGCCGCGAAGCCGGAACTTCCAGGCCAAAAAAGACCACATTCCGAGTACTTCTGCCGTCTTCCCCGCAGGCGTCGCGAACGCTGGCCGCCGAGTTGA
- a CDS encoding DUF397 domain-containing protein, with protein sequence MTQAVRWQKSSYSGGGDGNTCVEVADLDTHISIRDSKAPARATLTFPAASFAPFIEALKETHPTGP encoded by the coding sequence ATGACCCAGGCCGTCCGCTGGCAGAAGTCGTCGTACTCCGGCGGAGGCGACGGCAACACGTGCGTCGAAGTCGCGGACCTGGACACCCACATATCCATCCGCGACTCCAAGGCCCCAGCCAGAGCCACCCTCACCTTCCCCGCCGCATCCTTCGCCCCCTTCATCGAAGCCCTGAAGGAGACTCACCCCACGGGGCCGTGA
- a CDS encoding HAD family hydrolase: MIKPIELVIFDCDGVLVDSERIAARVQVSLGAELGWPLTEEEVVERFIGRSHAAIREQVRERLGEETAAIWAERFEQLHREAVDADLAPVDGLPEALDAIALPTCVASSGSHDKMRHTLGRTGLYDRFAGRIFSASEVARGKPAPDLFLHAARRMGVAPAACVVVEDSRPGVLAARAAGMRALGYAGGLTPAVRLEGPGTTVFDDMRKLPALIAGQ, from the coding sequence ATGATCAAGCCGATTGAGCTCGTCATATTCGACTGCGACGGCGTCCTGGTCGACAGCGAACGCATCGCCGCCCGCGTCCAGGTCTCCCTCGGCGCGGAGCTGGGCTGGCCCCTCACCGAGGAGGAGGTCGTCGAACGCTTCATCGGGCGGTCGCACGCCGCCATCCGTGAGCAGGTCCGTGAACGTCTCGGTGAGGAGACCGCCGCGATCTGGGCGGAGCGGTTCGAACAGCTCCACCGTGAAGCCGTGGACGCCGACCTCGCCCCGGTCGACGGGCTGCCCGAGGCGCTCGACGCGATAGCCCTGCCGACCTGCGTGGCCTCCAGCGGCTCCCACGACAAGATGCGGCACACGCTCGGTCGCACCGGGCTCTACGACCGCTTCGCGGGCCGTATCTTCAGCGCCTCCGAAGTCGCCCGCGGCAAGCCCGCCCCAGATCTGTTCCTGCATGCCGCCCGGCGGATGGGGGTCGCCCCCGCCGCCTGCGTGGTGGTCGAGGACAGCCGGCCCGGCGTCCTGGCCGCCCGCGCGGCCGGCATGCGCGCCCTCGGATACGCCGGTGGGCTCACCCCGGCCGTACGGCTCGAAGGTCCCGGCACCACCGTCTTCGACGACATGCGCAAACTGCCCGCGCTCATCGCCGGGCAGTAG
- a CDS encoding caspase family protein: MGMIKALLVGIDDYPADVATPLGGCANDIAEARRLLEDLAGERAEIRVLLDAWATVDLVTDAVLEHLGSAGPGDTALLWFSGHGTEELATGDDLLIEATGRNQALVCVDGPLPDKRLGALLDRVAAGGAQVVAVLDCCHSGGATREAELVERYAPPRPDWDLGAREPAGPARHVLLAASRLDEPSYEGWFEGRRHGAFTHALVDAVRAAGPGATCRELLAGASARVQRAGSTQHPVLFPDLPGGAADRPLLGGPARTASPHLLRYGADGWEVDCGGVHGLREGGEAARGTLFAALDEGPDRGVVRALEVSAARTLVAPVDWEPEQERVYPVALSEVALPPASVTVDGDPEDKRLLNGELGPLVRPVDGPEEARGLHFRVHVRDGRAHVLRRDGTEFTAPLPFEGPADAGRVADCLAHLTRWHQVRDLAPRPSLLDGLVELEIVPWGSDEPLRPDASGELVCPYAPSPAGPRPPWVSIRLHNRSPDRTLWCVLLDLTDGYACDPVLYPGHFIGPGHTGHALDGDPVQLSLPASRPVVPGAEARDWLKLIVADRELNTVPFRLSPWDTAAGRRVLGPVLGAAGRWTAVTVPLRTFVPRAAHGVSGPGG; the protein is encoded by the coding sequence ATGGGGATGATCAAGGCGCTCCTGGTGGGCATCGACGACTACCCGGCGGACGTGGCGACGCCGTTGGGCGGCTGCGCGAACGACATCGCCGAGGCGCGCCGGCTGCTGGAGGACCTGGCCGGCGAACGGGCCGAGATCCGCGTCCTGCTGGACGCGTGGGCGACGGTGGACCTCGTGACGGACGCGGTGCTGGAGCACCTCGGCTCGGCCGGTCCCGGGGACACGGCCCTGCTGTGGTTCTCCGGCCACGGCACCGAGGAACTCGCCACCGGCGACGACCTGTTGATCGAGGCGACGGGCCGCAACCAGGCGCTGGTGTGCGTGGACGGGCCGCTGCCGGACAAACGGCTCGGCGCGCTGCTGGACCGGGTCGCGGCGGGCGGCGCCCAGGTCGTGGCGGTCCTGGACTGCTGCCACTCCGGGGGCGCGACCCGCGAGGCGGAACTCGTCGAGCGGTACGCGCCGCCGCGGCCGGACTGGGACCTGGGCGCGCGGGAGCCCGCAGGACCGGCCCGGCATGTGCTGCTGGCGGCGAGCCGGCTGGACGAGCCGTCGTACGAGGGCTGGTTCGAGGGGCGCAGACACGGGGCGTTCACGCACGCGCTGGTCGACGCGGTGCGGGCGGCCGGGCCCGGCGCCACCTGCCGGGAGCTCCTCGCGGGGGCGTCCGCGCGGGTGCAGCGGGCGGGCAGCACCCAGCATCCGGTGCTCTTCCCCGACCTGCCGGGCGGAGCGGCGGACCGGCCGCTGCTCGGCGGCCCGGCCCGGACGGCGAGCCCGCACCTGCTGCGGTACGGCGCCGACGGCTGGGAGGTGGACTGCGGCGGGGTGCACGGGCTGCGGGAGGGCGGTGAGGCGGCGCGGGGCACCTTGTTCGCGGCGCTGGACGAGGGGCCGGACCGGGGGGTCGTACGGGCGCTGGAGGTGTCGGCCGCGCGGACGCTGGTCGCGCCGGTGGACTGGGAGCCGGAGCAGGAGCGGGTGTATCCGGTCGCGCTGTCGGAGGTCGCGCTGCCGCCGGCCAGTGTGACGGTGGACGGCGATCCCGAGGACAAACGGCTGCTGAACGGCGAACTCGGGCCGCTGGTACGGCCGGTGGACGGGCCCGAGGAGGCGCGCGGGCTGCACTTCCGGGTGCATGTGCGCGACGGGCGGGCCCACGTCCTGCGGCGCGACGGTACGGAGTTCACGGCGCCGCTGCCGTTCGAAGGCCCTGCGGACGCGGGGCGGGTCGCGGACTGTCTGGCCCACCTCACCCGCTGGCACCAGGTGCGCGACCTCGCCCCGCGGCCCTCGCTGCTGGACGGGCTGGTGGAGCTGGAGATCGTCCCGTGGGGCTCGGACGAGCCGTTGCGGCCGGACGCGTCCGGGGAGCTGGTCTGCCCGTACGCACCGAGCCCCGCCGGCCCGCGCCCGCCGTGGGTGTCGATCCGGCTGCACAACCGCTCCCCCGACCGCACCCTGTGGTGTGTGCTGCTGGACCTGACCGACGGCTACGCCTGCGACCCGGTGCTGTATCCGGGGCACTTCATCGGCCCGGGGCACACGGGACACGCGCTGGACGGCGACCCCGTGCAGCTGTCGCTTCCCGCCTCCCGGCCGGTGGTGCCGGGGGCCGAGGCGCGGGACTGGCTCAAACTGATCGTGGCGGACCGGGAGTTGAACACGGTGCCGTTCCGGTTGTCCCCCTGGGACACGGCCGCCGGGCGCCGGGTCCTCGGTCCCGTCCTGGGGGCGGCGGGCCGCTGGACGGCGGTGACGGTGCCGCTGCGCACGTTCGTGCCGAGGGCGGCGCACGGGGTCAGTGGCCCAGGTGGGTGA
- a CDS encoding DUF1266 domain-containing protein — translation MSFGPPPAGFGPATPPPSVPPATTPPPSAPPAPAAPAWTAPTAIEQDLFEAKSREDWAAYFDILADCRLYFEIRRDGADAEPSKTIPVFGHDPRVAGGRIWAVYTEGMLPVPDPHRVLDWQSLGWFARVWEPSDPAMIVVNPGSPCEAFLPSAPPHSAAWSQHKAKGPLNRTRVSTLRLGGPLEGPVAQGLACGALLIVWHGLPWNAMAYHGNGYKAERALLREWWGVTSREEWQVQQSALLDPDGGNPVWEFALGLRRTIARDFGGHVDTAYWRDAVARVLRGRADGETVITPDGVTTTPGAPEAEIEARIKGVQHLVGRITRYEARFRADGILDGNRFVSSVDAWNFGRASAMARWGLGSRYCSLKEAESAVVEAGRASARSYKSWQDFAAGYILGRCLHFDDEEFGEWYTDMVDVHQVLMSEPDSPWLTVPFK, via the coding sequence ATGTCGTTCGGTCCGCCTCCCGCAGGGTTCGGGCCTGCGACGCCGCCCCCTTCGGTTCCCCCGGCCACCACCCCTCCCCCGTCGGCTCCGCCCGCCCCGGCCGCGCCCGCCTGGACCGCGCCCACCGCCATCGAGCAGGACCTCTTCGAGGCCAAGTCGCGTGAGGACTGGGCGGCCTACTTCGACATCCTCGCGGACTGTCGGCTGTACTTCGAGATACGGCGCGACGGGGCCGATGCCGAACCGAGCAAGACCATTCCTGTCTTCGGACACGATCCCCGGGTCGCCGGCGGTCGGATCTGGGCCGTGTACACGGAGGGGATGCTGCCCGTGCCGGACCCGCACCGGGTGCTCGACTGGCAGAGCCTCGGGTGGTTCGCCCGGGTGTGGGAGCCGAGCGATCCGGCCATGATCGTGGTCAATCCGGGCAGCCCGTGCGAGGCGTTTCTGCCCTCGGCCCCGCCGCACTCCGCCGCGTGGTCGCAGCACAAGGCGAAGGGTCCGTTGAACCGGACGAGGGTCAGTACGCTCCGGCTCGGTGGGCCTCTGGAGGGGCCTGTCGCGCAGGGGCTGGCCTGCGGCGCCCTGCTGATCGTGTGGCACGGGCTGCCCTGGAACGCCATGGCGTATCACGGCAACGGCTATAAAGCGGAGCGCGCGTTGCTCCGGGAGTGGTGGGGTGTCACGAGCCGGGAGGAGTGGCAGGTCCAGCAGAGCGCCCTGCTCGACCCCGACGGCGGCAACCCCGTCTGGGAGTTCGCTCTCGGGCTGCGCCGCACCATCGCCCGTGACTTCGGCGGCCATGTCGACACCGCCTACTGGCGTGACGCGGTTGCCCGGGTACTGCGGGGCCGTGCGGACGGGGAGACCGTCATCACGCCGGACGGGGTCACCACCACGCCCGGCGCCCCGGAGGCGGAGATCGAGGCGCGTATCAAGGGCGTGCAGCATCTCGTCGGGCGTATCACCCGGTACGAGGCGCGCTTCCGGGCCGACGGCATTCTCGACGGGAACCGGTTCGTCAGTTCCGTGGACGCCTGGAACTTCGGGCGGGCCTCCGCCATGGCCCGCTGGGGGCTGGGCTCCCGGTACTGCTCGCTGAAGGAGGCCGAGTCCGCCGTCGTCGAGGCGGGCCGGGCCTCGGCGCGGTCGTACAAGTCCTGGCAGGACTTCGCCGCCGGGTACATCCTCGGGCGCTGTCTGCACTTCGACGACGAGGAGTTCGGGGAGTGGTACACGGACATGGTCGACGTCCACCAGGTCCTGATGTCCGAACCCGACAGCCCCTGGCTCACCGTCCCCTTCAAGTGA
- a CDS encoding helix-turn-helix domain-containing protein, whose protein sequence is MAPRSQPTARQVRLGTELRRLREAAGLKAREVAGLLSSTSAQMSQVEAGLAGVSEERARRLAAHYACADEALIEALVAMATDRTQGWWEEYRGVLPPVFLDVAETEHHGTFLREVVTGHVPGLLQTPDYARAIFGYMIPELPESELKPRVEHRMRRRSVLEREVSIPYETIIHEAALRILVSDRRTARAQLLEVLRAIEDGRATVRVIPLAREGFAGAGIEMMYVGGPLPQLDTVLRDAPHGTAFIDAESQLARFRAMLNKVGKAALQPVESRDFIHHLTKEV, encoded by the coding sequence ATGGCGCCAAGGAGTCAACCCACGGCACGGCAGGTGCGATTGGGTACCGAGCTGCGCAGGCTGCGAGAAGCGGCTGGCCTGAAGGCACGTGAGGTGGCCGGGCTGCTCAGCTCCACCTCGGCCCAGATGAGCCAAGTCGAAGCAGGGCTCGCGGGTGTCAGTGAGGAACGCGCACGGCGTCTCGCCGCCCACTACGCCTGTGCCGACGAGGCGCTGATCGAAGCCCTTGTCGCAATGGCTACCGACCGGACGCAAGGCTGGTGGGAGGAGTATCGCGGAGTACTCCCACCAGTGTTCCTGGACGTCGCCGAGACCGAGCATCACGGCACGTTCCTCCGTGAGGTCGTCACCGGCCACGTGCCAGGACTGCTCCAGACGCCCGACTACGCCCGTGCCATCTTCGGCTACATGATCCCCGAGCTGCCGGAGAGCGAGCTGAAGCCCCGCGTCGAGCATCGGATGAGGCGCAGGTCCGTACTGGAGCGCGAGGTCTCAATCCCCTACGAGACGATCATTCACGAGGCAGCACTGCGCATCCTCGTCTCGGATCGTCGTACCGCTCGTGCACAGCTCCTGGAAGTGCTGCGCGCGATCGAGGACGGACGGGCAACGGTGCGTGTCATCCCGTTGGCGAGGGAAGGGTTCGCCGGGGCCGGGATCGAAATGATGTACGTCGGTGGGCCGCTGCCACAGCTGGATACCGTGCTGCGCGACGCTCCGCACGGCACCGCCTTCATCGATGCCGAATCTCAGCTGGCGCGCTTCCGAGCCATGCTCAATAAGGTGGGAAAGGCAGCACTCCAGCCCGTGGAATCACGGGACTTCATTCACCACCTGACGAAGGAAGTCTGA
- a CDS encoding ribosomal protein L7/L12, translating to MDILGFLALALAVLGLTLSTVSRFARAEQRLKRVERKLDLVMKHLDLQEEIPRMDEVNALVREGKKIQAIKVYREDTGAGLKEAKEAIDRLG from the coding sequence ATGGACATACTGGGTTTCCTCGCTCTCGCCCTGGCCGTGCTCGGCCTCACCCTCAGCACCGTGAGCCGGTTCGCGCGGGCCGAGCAGCGCCTCAAGCGCGTCGAGCGCAAGCTCGACCTGGTCATGAAGCACCTGGACCTGCAAGAGGAGATCCCGCGGATGGACGAGGTGAACGCGCTCGTACGCGAGGGGAAGAAGATCCAGGCGATCAAGGTGTACCGGGAGGACACTGGCGCCGGCCTGAAGGAGGCCAAGGAGGCCATCGACCGCCTCGGCTAG
- a CDS encoding ATP-binding protein has product MPETWDYTVYIPNDLRAVTVCRRTLRLILTLHGLTGLVDTAELLAAELVSNAVRHTKGPAALRVRRTVEGVVWIGAWDTDPGPPEPPQPLQQEGELEEAGRGLGLVVACADCWGWQPSARFGNRGKYVWCELEAA; this is encoded by the coding sequence ATGCCCGAAACCTGGGACTACACCGTCTACATCCCCAACGACCTCAGAGCGGTCACGGTCTGTCGCCGCACATTGCGTCTGATCCTGACCCTGCACGGGTTGACCGGGTTGGTGGATACGGCGGAGTTGTTGGCGGCGGAGCTGGTGTCGAACGCGGTACGGCACACGAAGGGCCCGGCGGCACTGAGGGTGCGGCGGACGGTGGAGGGGGTGGTGTGGATCGGGGCGTGGGACACGGACCCCGGGCCGCCTGAGCCGCCGCAACCGCTGCAGCAGGAGGGGGAGCTGGAAGAGGCGGGTCGGGGGCTGGGGCTGGTCGTGGCCTGTGCGGATTGCTGGGGCTGGCAGCCGTCGGCGCGGTTCGGGAACCGGGGCAAGTACGTGTGGTGTGAGCTGGAGGCCGCGTGA
- a CDS encoding AAA family ATPase: MSNYAESLSHLDSYISARVPVIAMRTIEQQRALRLLREAATQSRRSSMPFWIYTRATGLRDLRTNAPVQDDRSLAGAMDFAASQFGSRANATVVFVDPDELESDTPVTRHFAELARLADSNMGSIVLITDTPIWSGLQRLGMSLRLDLPDSEEMYGILSGFLGDHHGHIPIEWTEEDARRAAEFLSGVTEAECVNLMATIAAKGAIRREDVLGLAQAKDRIFSDLTGLERVHLKQSDYAIGGLTGLRTWLERKHDMISRDLRHTALRPPRGVLLVGVPGCGKSLSAKAIAHDWRLPLYRLDMASIHGKYLGESEGRFREALAMADRVAPCVLWIDEIEKGLAGRDDMSGVPQRIIGQFLYWLQESQSRAFVVATANDIRSLPPELLRKGRFDELFFVDLPDAQDRKEIIRIYHQRYLQADPTPEQLDRLVDLSEGFAGSDLEAALHDVGEEAVRRGGFVQLKDSYVMDTFAQVRPLSVSNPEQIEEIRAWGRERAVPAGRAAVTPVPGDGGRTRRIVFMDE; encoded by the coding sequence ATGTCGAACTACGCCGAGAGCCTCAGCCACCTCGACAGCTACATCTCCGCCCGTGTCCCGGTCATCGCGATGCGCACCATCGAACAGCAGCGTGCCCTGCGTCTGCTGCGCGAGGCGGCCACCCAGTCCCGGCGCAGCAGCATGCCGTTCTGGATCTACACCCGGGCCACCGGCCTGCGCGACCTGCGCACCAACGCGCCCGTGCAGGACGACCGTTCGCTGGCCGGCGCGATGGACTTCGCCGCGTCCCAGTTCGGCAGCCGGGCCAATGCCACGGTCGTCTTCGTCGACCCGGACGAGCTCGAATCGGACACGCCGGTCACCCGCCACTTCGCCGAACTGGCCCGCCTGGCCGACAGCAACATGGGCAGCATCGTCCTGATCACGGACACCCCCATCTGGAGCGGCCTGCAGCGCCTCGGCATGAGCCTGCGCCTGGACCTGCCCGACTCCGAGGAGATGTACGGCATCCTCAGCGGCTTCCTCGGCGACCACCACGGCCACATCCCCATCGAGTGGACCGAGGAGGACGCCCGCCGCGCGGCCGAGTTCCTGAGCGGCGTCACCGAGGCCGAGTGCGTCAACCTGATGGCGACCATCGCCGCCAAGGGCGCCATCCGCCGCGAGGACGTCCTCGGCCTCGCCCAGGCCAAGGACCGCATCTTCAGCGACCTCACCGGCCTGGAACGGGTCCACCTCAAGCAGAGCGACTACGCCATCGGCGGCCTGACCGGCCTGCGCACCTGGCTGGAACGCAAGCACGACATGATCTCCCGCGACCTGCGCCACACCGCCCTGCGCCCGCCCCGGGGCGTCCTGCTGGTCGGCGTCCCGGGCTGCGGCAAGTCGCTCTCGGCCAAGGCGATCGCGCACGACTGGCGGCTGCCCCTCTACCGGCTGGACATGGCGAGCATCCACGGCAAGTACCTGGGCGAGTCGGAAGGCCGCTTCCGCGAGGCACTGGCGATGGCCGACCGGGTGGCCCCCTGCGTCCTGTGGATCGACGAGATCGAGAAGGGCCTGGCGGGCCGCGACGACATGTCCGGCGTCCCGCAGCGCATCATCGGCCAGTTCCTGTACTGGCTCCAGGAGTCCCAGTCCCGGGCCTTCGTCGTGGCCACGGCGAACGACATCCGCAGCCTGCCGCCGGAGCTGCTGCGCAAGGGCCGCTTCGACGAACTCTTCTTCGTGGACCTGCCCGACGCCCAGGACCGCAAGGAGATCATCCGCATCTACCACCAGCGCTACCTCCAGGCCGACCCCACCCCCGAGCAGCTCGACCGCCTGGTCGACCTCTCCGAGGGCTTCGCCGGTTCCGATCTGGAGGCCGCGCTGCACGACGTCGGCGAGGAGGCGGTGCGCCGCGGCGGATTCGTCCAGTTGAAGGACTCGTACGTCATGGACACCTTCGCCCAGGTACGCCCGCTCAGCGTCAGCAACCCCGAGCAGATCGAGGAGATCCGGGCCTGGGGCCGCGAGCGCGCGGTACCGGCGGGCCGGGCGGCGGTGACGCCGGTGCCGGGCGACGGAGGCCGCACGCGCCGCATCGTCTTCATGGACGAGTGA
- a CDS encoding M14 family metallopeptidase gives MRLRIRGSGVRGGRRTATLGALLALALAAPVSATATHATADSARKATASGEDIRQYEIHQGTTPVTRTAIQAAGVTVDEADEETVVVSGRAEQIRKLRQLGYDVSPLGAAPQRSGARLFDFPSADSKYHNYAEMNAEIDQRLAAYPNIMSKRVIGKSYEGRDIVAIKVSDNVGTDEDEPEVLFTFHQHAREHLTVEMALYLLRELGAGYGKDSRITDIVNSREIWIVPDLNPDGGEYDIATGSYRSWRKNRQPNSGSSYVGTDLNRNWNYKWGCCGGSSGSKSSETYRGSAAESAPEVKVVADFVRSRVIGGKQQIKAGIDFHTYSELVLWPFGYTYSDTAPGMTADDAAAYKAVGQKMAASNGYTPEQSSDLYITDGSIDDYLWGTQKIFDYTFEMYPTSSSEGGFYPPDEVIERETSRNKDAVLQLLENADCMYRSIGKADQYCS, from the coding sequence ATGCGACTCCGCATCCGCGGCTCCGGCGTGCGCGGCGGCAGACGTACCGCCACGCTCGGCGCGCTGCTGGCCCTCGCCCTCGCCGCCCCCGTGTCGGCCACCGCCACCCACGCCACCGCCGACAGCGCCCGGAAGGCCACGGCCTCCGGTGAGGACATCCGGCAGTACGAGATCCACCAGGGCACCACACCCGTGACCCGCACCGCCATCCAGGCCGCCGGCGTCACCGTCGACGAGGCCGACGAGGAGACCGTCGTCGTGTCGGGGCGTGCCGAGCAGATCAGGAAGCTCCGGCAACTCGGCTATGACGTCAGCCCGTTGGGGGCGGCGCCGCAACGTTCCGGAGCCCGGCTCTTCGACTTCCCCAGCGCCGACTCGAAGTACCACAACTACGCCGAGATGAACGCCGAGATCGACCAGCGGCTCGCCGCCTACCCGAACATCATGAGCAAGCGGGTGATCGGGAAGTCGTACGAGGGCCGGGACATCGTCGCCATCAAGGTCAGCGACAACGTGGGCACCGACGAGGACGAACCCGAGGTGCTGTTCACCTTCCATCAGCACGCGCGTGAGCATCTGACCGTGGAGATGGCGCTGTATCTGCTGCGGGAGCTGGGGGCCGGGTACGGGAAGGACTCCCGGATCACCGACATCGTCAACAGCCGCGAGATATGGATCGTGCCGGATCTGAATCCGGATGGCGGTGAGTACGACATCGCGACGGGGTCGTACCGGTCGTGGCGGAAGAACCGGCAGCCCAATTCCGGGTCCTCGTACGTCGGGACCGACCTCAACCGGAACTGGAACTACAAGTGGGGCTGCTGTGGTGGCTCGTCCGGGTCGAAGTCGTCCGAGACCTATCGCGGGTCCGCCGCCGAGTCCGCGCCCGAGGTGAAGGTCGTCGCCGACTTCGTGCGCAGCCGGGTGATCGGCGGCAAGCAGCAGATCAAGGCCGGGATCGACTTCCACACCTACAGCGAGCTGGTGCTGTGGCCGTTCGGCTACACGTACTCGGACACGGCCCCCGGGATGACCGCCGACGACGCCGCCGCGTACAAGGCCGTGGGGCAGAAGATGGCCGCCAGCAACGGGTACACGCCGGAGCAGTCGAGCGATCTGTACATCACCGACGGGTCGATCGACGACTATCTGTGGGGTACGCAGAAGATCTTCGACTACACCTTCGAGATGTATCCGACGTCCAGTTCGGAGGGTGGGTTCTACCCGCCCGATGAAGTCATCGAGCGGGAGACCTCCCGGAACAAGGACGCGGTGCTGCAGCTGCTGGAGAACGCGGACTGTATGTACAGGTCGATCGGGAAGGCCGACCAGTACTGCAGCTAG